A region from the Caldicellulosiruptor naganoensis genome encodes:
- the ispE gene encoding 4-(cytidine 5'-diphospho)-2-C-methyl-D-erythritol kinase: MVLKAYAKINLTLDVISKRDDGYHEIKTIMQTVDLYDIIDIEKIEEDSIIVTTSSENIPTDNKNHAYIAAALVKERFGVKEGVKIHIQKNIPISAGLAGGSTDAAAVLRGLNEMFKLNLSQDELIKLGREIGADVPFCLVGGTALCEGIGEKVTKLKSVPKMNILIAKPEVYVSTQAVYEALDLNKIKKRPNTDAMIAAIEEGNVREIAKNLCNVLETVTVNQYPVINRVKDIMRNNNALGTVMTGSGPAVFGIFANQYDALKAVDRLKVFIKEIILTTTCDI; this comes from the coding sequence TTGGTATTAAAGGCTTACGCAAAAATCAACTTAACACTGGATGTCATTTCAAAAAGAGATGATGGTTACCATGAGATCAAAACGATAATGCAAACAGTAGATTTGTATGATATAATCGATATTGAAAAGATAGAAGAAGATAGCATAATTGTAACAACTTCAAGTGAAAACATTCCAACTGACAACAAAAACCATGCATACATTGCTGCGGCTCTTGTGAAAGAACGTTTTGGAGTAAAAGAAGGTGTTAAGATACATATTCAAAAGAATATTCCGATTTCAGCAGGTTTAGCAGGTGGTAGTACTGATGCCGCAGCTGTTTTAAGGGGACTAAATGAAATGTTTAAACTAAACTTAAGCCAAGATGAGCTAATCAAGCTTGGAAGAGAAATTGGTGCAGACGTTCCATTTTGCTTAGTTGGTGGTACAGCCCTTTGTGAGGGGATAGGTGAAAAGGTTACAAAACTAAAGTCGGTGCCAAAGATGAATATATTGATTGCAAAACCAGAGGTATATGTTTCAACTCAAGCAGTTTATGAGGCTCTTGACCTTAACAAAATCAAAAAGAGGCCCAATACAGATGCTATGATTGCAGCAATTGAAGAGGGTAATGTCCGAGAAATTGCCAAAAATTTGTGTAATGTTTTAGAAACTGTTACTGTGAATCAGTATCCTGTAATAAACAGAGTTAAAGACATTATGAGAAATAACAATGCGCTTGGGACTGTCATGACAGGAAGTGGGCCTGCTGTATTTGGGATATTTGCTAACCAGTACGATGCTCTCAAAGCTGTTGACAGGCTAAAGGTTTTTATTAAGGAGATAATCCTGACTACCACATGTGATATTTAA
- a CDS encoding GntR family transcriptional regulator, with translation MNEKNESHYFLIENYKPLREIVFEKLRDMIVNGELKPGERLMEIKLAEMLGVSRTPIREAIRKLELEGLVVMLPRKGAYVADISKKEIMDVLEIRAALDKLAAGLAAQRMTKSEKEELKKVLASFEKNFKLGNIEGMINDDIRLHDIIYVGAKNEKLQHIINNLREQITRFRIIYLKEIYRKSENLLNEHKEIVEAILSGDADKAQKVAEEHIKNQEIELIKGLKF, from the coding sequence ATGAATGAGAAAAATGAATCGCATTATTTTTTGATAGAAAACTATAAACCACTGAGAGAGATAGTATTCGAAAAGCTCAGGGACATGATTGTCAATGGTGAGTTAAAGCCCGGCGAGAGACTGATGGAGATAAAACTTGCAGAGATGCTGGGAGTTTCCAGAACACCAATCAGAGAAGCAATTAGAAAACTTGAGTTGGAAGGACTTGTTGTAATGCTTCCCCGTAAGGGTGCTTATGTTGCGGATATTTCTAAAAAAGAGATTATGGATGTTTTGGAGATAAGAGCTGCTTTGGATAAGTTAGCAGCAGGCCTTGCCGCTCAGAGGATGACAAAATCAGAAAAAGAAGAGCTGAAAAAGGTGCTGGCATCGTTTGAAAAGAATTTTAAGCTGGGTAACATTGAAGGCATGATAAACGATGATATTAGGTTACATGATATCATCTATGTGGGTGCAAAAAATGAAAAACTTCAACATATCATCAATAATTTGCGAGAACAGATTACAAGATTTAGGATTATATATCTAAAGGAGATATACAGAAAAAGTGAAAATCTATTAAATGAACACAAAGAAATTGTAGAAGCAATCTTAAGTGGAGATGCAGACAAAGCACAAAAGGTGGCAGAAGAGCATATAAAAAATCAAGAGATAGAACTAATTAAAGGCTTGAAATTTTAA
- a CDS encoding nucleotidyltransferase family protein, translating to MVNAVILAGSDKSKSGTPYECKALIKLNDKFMIEYVLDAVCNSKYVSRIVVVGPLRLKEVLEAKYPRVEFIEEDTSIMKNAKKAIEYLNSNKKILFLTSDLPFITSEAIDHFIEESIKTGADICYPIVEKSINDEKYPQMKRTYGTVKEGTFTGGNAIIINPSVFDRCYRLAEKLVEKRKNPIAMARLIGPTILLLFLTKKLSIQRVEKRVSKVFKVKAKAIISTYPEIGQDVDKDSDLTVAKFYLQKKR from the coding sequence ATGGTAAATGCTGTAATATTAGCAGGCTCTGATAAGAGCAAATCAGGGACCCCTTATGAATGTAAAGCATTAATAAAACTGAATGATAAGTTCATGATTGAATATGTCTTAGATGCCGTGTGCAATTCAAAGTATGTTTCACGAATAGTCGTAGTAGGGCCTCTAAGACTTAAAGAAGTATTAGAAGCAAAATATCCAAGGGTAGAGTTTATAGAAGAAGATACATCAATCATGAAGAATGCAAAAAAAGCAATTGAATATCTAAATAGTAATAAAAAAATATTGTTTCTAACTTCGGATTTACCATTTATAACTTCTGAAGCCATAGATCATTTTATTGAAGAGTCAATAAAAACAGGTGCTGATATTTGCTACCCTATTGTCGAAAAAAGTATAAACGATGAAAAGTATCCTCAAATGAAAAGAACATATGGAACAGTAAAAGAGGGGACATTTACAGGTGGGAATGCAATAATTATCAATCCATCAGTATTCGACAGGTGCTACAGGCTTGCTGAAAAACTTGTTGAAAAGCGGAAAAACCCTATCGCGATGGCAAGGTTGATAGGGCCAACTATTCTTTTGCTCTTTTTAACAAAGAAACTTTCAATTCAGCGGGTGGAAAAGAGAGTTTCAAAGGTGTTCAAAGTAAAAGCTAAGGCCATTATCTCTACATACCCTGAGATTGGACAGGATGTTGACAAGGATTCTGATTTAACGGTAGCAAAATTTTATCTTCAGAAAAAAAGATAG
- a CDS encoding DUF1858 domain-containing protein, with amino-acid sequence MPRITPDTIIADVLKIDRGTIPIFLNNGLHCLGCPSAQGESIEEACALHGIDAQKLVDELNEYLKSKGLLD; translated from the coding sequence ATGCCGAGAATAACTCCTGATACAATTATTGCTGATGTGCTCAAAATTGACAGAGGAACTATTCCTATATTTTTGAACAATGGGCTTCATTGTTTAGGATGCCCATCAGCACAAGGTGAGAGCATTGAAGAAGCTTGTGCTTTGCATGGGATAGATGCTCAAAAGCTTGTTGATGAGTTAAATGAATATCTCAAAAGCAAAGGGTTGTTAGATTAA
- the rpmG gene encoding 50S ribosomal protein L33 produces MAAKGARMIIHLECSECKNRNYTTEKNKRNDPDRLELRKYCKFCRKHTIHRETK; encoded by the coding sequence ATGGCAGCAAAAGGGGCGAGGATGATAATTCATCTGGAATGTTCAGAGTGCAAAAACAGAAATTACACCACTGAAAAAAACAAGAGGAATGACCCAGACAGGCTTGAGCTAAGAAAGTACTGCAAGTTTTGCCGAAAGCACACCATTCATAGAGAAACCAAGTAG
- the secE gene encoding preprotein translocase subunit SecE has translation MMVEKKKVEKPIVKSVSNRKKVTFKEWWTKTVKFFRDVKIEMKKVVWPSRKQVMKHTIVVLAFTLFFTVFILLADVVYEQLIFKLLLKVR, from the coding sequence ATGATGGTGGAGAAGAAAAAAGTAGAAAAACCAATTGTAAAATCCGTTTCTAACAGAAAAAAAGTAACATTTAAAGAATGGTGGACAAAAACAGTAAAGTTTTTTAGAGATGTAAAAATTGAAATGAAGAAGGTAGTATGGCCTTCTCGAAAGCAAGTTATGAAACACACAATTGTTGTTTTAGCGTTTACGTTATTTTTCACAGTATTTATTTTACTGGCTGACGTCGTGTACGAGCAGCTTATCTTTAAGTTATTACTTAAGGTAAGATAG